The following are encoded together in the Tripterygium wilfordii isolate XIE 37 chromosome 18, ASM1340144v1, whole genome shotgun sequence genome:
- the LOC119984787 gene encoding (+)-neomenthol dehydrogenase-like, whose translation MAQATKCAVVTGANRGIGFEVVRQLASNDSSSIKVVLTARDEKRGLEAVDKLIKEFGLSAGNVFFHQLDLTDPASVSAMADFVKTQFGKLDILVNNAAIDGAIYDPIISFDMDFLAEGGPTVTNLKEIATHTYDLTQDCLNTNYYGTKRVTEALFPLLKLSDSPNIVNVSSLAGLLKSIPNEEIRAVFNNIESLTEKKIHLLLSAFLKDFKEGSLETKGWPTVLPAYQMSKVALNAYTRLLAKNYPEICVNCICPGYVKTDMSRGIGILTVEEGGAGPVKLALLPNGSPSGLFFVNGKVSSF comes from the exons ATGGCACAAGCAACAAA GTGTGCAGTCGTGACTGGAGCAAACAGAGGGATTGGATTTGAGGTAGTAAGGCAGTTAGCTTCAAATGACAGCAGCAGCATCAAAGTGGTGTTAACAGCCAGAGATGAAAAAAGGGGCCTTGAAGCTGTTGACAAACTCATCAAAGAATTTGGTCTCTCTGCAGGCAATGTGTTTTTTCATCAGCTTGATTTAACAGACCCTGCAAGTGTTTCTGCTATGGCCGATTTTGTCAAAACCCAATTCGGAAAGCTTGATATCTTG GTGAACAATGCTGCTATCGATGGAGCCATCTATGATCCTATCATTTCATTTGATATGGACTTTTTAGCTGAAGGA GGGCCTACTGTGACAAATTTGAAAGAAATTGCAACTCACACTTATGATTTAACACAAGACTGCCTCAACACCAACTACTATGGCACTAAAAGAGTCACCGAAGCGCTTTTTCCGCTCCTCAAGTTATCGGATTCTCCGAATATCGTAAATGTTTCGTCTCTCGCCGGCCTGTTGAAG TCCATACCAAATGAAGAGATTAGAGCAGTATTCAACAACATTGAAAGCCTGACAGAGAAGAAAATACATCTTCTGCTTAGTGCTTTTCTCAAAGATTTCAAAGAGGGTTCTTTAGAAACCAAAGGCTGGCCAACCGTTCTTCCTGCATATCAAATGTCAAAAGTAGCACTCAATGCCTACACAAGGTTACTTGCCAAGAATTACCCAGAAATCTGCGTCAATTGTATTTGTCCTGGCTATGTCAAAACAGATATGAGCCGTGGAATTGGCATTTTAACTGTTGAAGAAGGCGGTGCGGGTCCTGTGAAATTAGCGCTGCTGCCGAATGGAAGCCCTTCTGGCCTCTTCTTTGTTAACGGAAAAGTTTCATCGTTCTGA
- the LOC119984784 gene encoding (+)-neomenthol dehydrogenase-like, with product MAEATKYAVVTGANKGIGFEVVRQLASNGSSSTIKVVLTARDEKRGIEAVDKLIKEFGLSAGNVFFHQLDLTDPASASTLADFVKTQFGKLDILVNNAGINGVIFDPTVPFDIHLSAEGGTTVRNMKEIATHTYDLAQDCLNTNYYGTKRVTEALIPLLKLSDSPKIINVSSIAGLLKSIPNEEIRAVFNNIESLTEKKIHLLLSDFLKDFKEGSSETKGWPTVLPAYQMSKAALNAHTRLLAKNYPDICINCICPGIVKTDMNRGSGILTREEGAAGPVKLALLPNGSPSGLFFADGKVSSF from the exons ATGGCAGAAGCAACAAA GTATGCAGTTGTGACTGGAGCAAACAAAGGGATTGGATTTGAGGTAGTAAGGCAGTTAGCTTCAAATGGCAGCAGCAGCACCATCAAAGTGGTGCTAACAGCTAGAGATGAGAAAAGGGGCATTGAAGCTGTCGACAAACTCATCAAAGAATTTGGTCTCTCTGCAGGCAATGTGTTTTTTCATCAGCTTGATTTAACAGACCCTGCCAGTGCTTCTACTCTGGCCGATTTCGTCAAAACCCAATTCGGAAAGCTTGATATCTTG GTGAACAATGCTGGTATCAATGGAGTCATCTTTGATCCTACCGTTCCATTTGATATACATCTTTCAGCTGAAGGA GGGACTACTGTGAGAAATATGAAAGAAATTGCAACTCACACTTATGATTTAGCACAAGACTGCCTCAACACTAACTACTATGGCACTAAAAGAGTCACCGAAGCGCTTATTCCGCTCCTCAAGTTATCCGATTCTCCGAAAATCATAAATGTTTCCTCTATCGCCGGCCTGTTGAAG TCCATACCAAATGAAGAGATTAGAGCAGTATTCAACAACATTGAAAGCCTGACAGAGAAGAAAATACATCTTCTGCTTAGTGATTTTCTCAAAGATTTCAAAGAGGGTTCTTCAGAAACCAAAGGCTGGCCAACCGTTCTTCCTGCATATCAAATGTCCAAAGCAGCACTCAATGCCCACACAAGGTTACTTGCCAAGAATTACCCAGACATCTGCATCAATTGTATTTGTCCTGGCATTGTCAAAACAGATATGAACCGTGGAAGTGGCATTTTAACTCGTGAAGAAGGCGCTGCGGGTCCTGTGAAGTTAGCGCTACTGCCTAATGGAAGCCCTTCTGGCCTCTTCTTTGCTGACGGAAAAGTTTCATCGTTCTGA